The sequence GATTGCGCGTCAAGCGCACCAAACAGCGCCGGAAATGAGGGACACAAGTTCCAGCACAGGCGGCATCCCGCACAGATATCGTAGACCCGATCAAGCTCCCGATCCAACGACGTGGCATCCCAGTAACCGGTTCGCCTGATATCGTAATGGGTGTGCGTAGTATCGGATTGATTGAACATGGTCGGCAGTCGCGGCAGGTTAGGTATGCCGTCCCCCAGGGGTGGCAGCCACGGCACAACTTTGTTATACCGTGGCCACAGCTTCCTTGGTTGGACTAGAGTGCGGTGAGGGTCGCCTGAAACTTCCCGGCATGGGACTTTTCAGCCCGGGCGAGGGTCTCAAACCACTCGGCCACCTCTCCAAAACCTTCTTCGCGAGCCGTCTTGGCGAACCCGGGGTACATCTCGGTGTACTCATAGGTTTCGCCGGCTACGGCGGCTTTCAGGTTTTCAGCGGTATCGCCAATGGGAAGACCCGTGGCGGGGTCGCCTATTTCCTTAAGAAAGTCCAGATGTCCGAAGGCGTGCCCCGTTTCGCCGTCGGCGGTGTTCTTAAACACGCCCGCGGCGTCGGGCAATCCTTCAATGTCTGCCTGGCGTGCAAAGAATAGATACCGCCGGTTGGCCATGGATTCTCCGGCAAAAGCCGATTTCAGGTTCTCCTCGGTCTTGGTTCCTTTTAGTGCCATGTTGACTCCTTGATCGTCTTAAACGGTTGATTCGAATCGTTGGTTACGAAGAGTTAAATATTGTCAATAGCCTTGAAAATGTCGTCCATCGTGGGCGTGTCGTTGCCAGGAGTTTCCTCCACATTCATCCAGCGGATAATCCCCTCCTTGTCAACAAGAAATTCGGCGCGATTGTTAGCGCCGCTGCTAAGACTGATGCCGTAGTCGCCGGCAATTTTCAGGTCCAGATCGCTCAGGACGGGATAATCGATCCCACCCAAGGAATCGCAGAAGGCCTTATGGCTCCAACCACTGTCCCGGCTAATGGCGATGACCTGTGTGTCGCGGCTGGCAAAACCGTCCAGCTCTTTGTGGTAGTTTGTCAGCTGTGTTGAACACACCGGGGAAAAATCGGCAAAATAGAATACCACAAAGACATTCTTCCGGCCGCGGAAGTCGCTGAGGGATACCACCTTGTCATCCACATTTTTGCCCGAAAAACCGGGCGCTACAGCACCAATTTCTATAGACATGGATTAGTCCTCCTTAGTTGTTGCCCGGCATTGCAGGCATACACCGGTGAGCTCCAGGGAATAGGCTGTCACATCGAACTGGTAATCTCGCTTCGCTGACTGGACCACACCGTCTACCGGAATGTGCACATCATAAATGCGCTGGCAACGGTCGCAGCGGAAATGGTCGTGGCGGTCCATTATACCGTCATAGCGTGTATGGCGGTCAGTGTAGAGCCGCCGGATCATGCCGGCATCGGCCAACTGGTTAAGGTTGCGGTAGACGGTCCCCAGACTGATATTGGGAATGTCCCCTCTCACCCGCTGGAAAACCCACTCCGCCGTGGGATGGGCAGCGGTGCCCCGGATCAGGTCGAGTATCGCGGCTCTCTGATGACTCTGGCGCATAATAAATAGTAATAATTCCTAGTTAAAGTTAGGGGCCCCTACAGGGGTTGAGCAAGTTAATTCTGGCAAATTCACGTGAACTAAAATAGGCCAGCGTTGCGCGGCCGGCTTTTCTTGTCTAACCGCCCTCCGCCTTCTCCGGCAGGAACCGCCATGAGAGGCTGAACTGATTGAAGCGCCGGATTATCTGTGGCACCAGTTCCGGTTGCGGCAGATAGAGGGGCGAGTTTTTGAGGATGACGCCGAACGGGTTGTGTATGCGCGCCCGCAGTTCAAAGTTGGCAACTTTGAGGCCCGCCTCCACATTGACCCACATCGCCGTGACGGTCGTGTTTCCCTCCGCATTCAGAAACGGGGGAATCGGGGTGCGGTCGGCATAGAGCGGGTCGGGCCACCAGGCGAGGTCGCTGGAAACCAGCACTGCGGTGGCGGTAACAAAGGGTCGCGCCCGGGAGCGGGGCAGGGGCAGTATCAGCGTGATAGCCGATTTTGCGTTGATCCGGGTCGGGAACAGCATCGCATCTGGAGAAATCACGCCGGTGAAGGATCCCTGCAGCCGAAAAATATCCGGCCACAGGGCCCAATCCAATGCCAGGCCACCGGTAACGGCACTCCGCACGTCGCCCGCAGCATCGCGCGCAGAGAGCTGCGCTAGCCGTGCGGACACTTGTACACGGGGGCGGGATGCCCACCCGGACAGCGTGGTGCGCCGCAGGGCTACTGGTCCCGGCTGCCAGGGCGTATCATCCAGGGTAAGTCGCCGCCCCACGTGGGGATAGTCCAGAAAACTGGTAGCCTCAGTTTCCAGGGCCAGTCGCCGCCCGGCCGAGCCGAAGGTCACCCTGCCCTCCGGCGCCACTTTTCCATCGATGATGGCCGTGCCACCATACAGGCCGAGCAGCTTCCACGTCCGTGTAATTCCTAATCTTGCGTGGCTGTAACTCAGCGACTGGAATCCCAACGCCCGGTCCGTGATGTGTCGCTGCTTGATATGCCACGAACCCTCCGCACGCCAATGGGGAGCCAGTTGAAGTCCTATCAGGCCTGCGGCCCATAGGCTCAGGCTCCGGCGGGCCAGGCGGTTTCGTGCCACGCCAATCGAATCCGTAGCTGTCCGCAGATCGCTCGTCATGACGGCCGTGTTGGCATAAATATCCCATGTCTTGATGCTGCCGTCCAGCCCAAAGCCGTGGGCCCAGGTGTTGTTGTGTCGCCGGTCCGCAGCTAGCGTCCCTTCATCCAGCCAGGGCAGCCCCACTTCCTCGTCCTGGCGCAGGAGTGTATAGTTAAACGCCATGTCCGGCGACAGTTGCCGCTGGTAGTCCAGCAGGTAGTTGCGGAGCACACTATTTTCAATAAGGCCCAGACTGGGGCCAGCCAAGCTGTACTGGCCGGGGTGGCTGCGGCTCTGCACCGCCGTGACCAGGCTCTGCTCACTGTTTAACCGAATCGCTCCGCCCACCTGCACATCACGATACAGGAAGTCGCCCTGATCCCAGAAAAAATAGGTCTGATTGGCGCGCGTCCGGTCCTGCATGGGCGCTACCCCATAGGCCGGCAGCCGCTGCCAGGGTCGCCAGCCGGGTGCAGCCCCGTTTGACTTTATGTGCCGCCGACGTTCCATGCCCTGCTCTACCACGGCAGAGGGATTCAGCGCCGAAAAGATCGGCTGGCCCAGGCTGCCGTCCAGAAAGGCGGCCCCGATCCGGAGATCAGCCGGGACAAACGGGTTGGCTGCGGTCGCCACGAGATCGGAGTGGGCCCACTCGTCCCACGGCAGATGGAGGCGGTAAGGATTGGGGGTGTCCTGCAGCAGCGGGACCAATCGGCTGGTCCAGGCGACGGGTGGCGGACGCAGTGTATCGGCGGCTTGAGCACTGTCAGCCTGTGCGGCACCCAGGTTTCCGACGGCGGCTGCAACGGCCAGCAGGGCGCTAAGTTGCCGCGGCATCAGGCTCGGGGATTCGGTTCATGAAATCTGCCGGCCAGGGATCGATGGTCCCCGCTCCGGGTGTTCGCCCTGCCCCGACTAGGCCCCGCCGACAGCTGCGCCAATCTGCTGATCCTGACGTGCCCGGCTTACCTGGATAAAGCGCGGCACCAGCAAGTAGAATATGAGCGTATTGGAGGCCTGATGCAGGATGGTGAAGACCAGGCCGGAGATGAGTAGCGCAACGATTTCGGGGGCAGCAGCCCCTGCGAACAGTGGAAAGCTGATGGAGGTCAGGCCGTCATAAATCAGCGTGCCCGCCAAGCCCGTAGCAGCGATGAGTACGCGCTGAGTCGGTTTCGTTAGGGAGTTGCTGTCGGAACGGGCAAACAAGCCCCCTGACAGCCCCACCACGGCGAGACCAGCCACCTGGGCCACCAGCAGCACCGGAAATGCCAGTCCCGATCCAACCGGATTGGTCGCGGAGAACAGGAACATGCCGGTTGCGCCGGTGACCGCCCCCAGCAGCGATCCTAGCGTAGCTCCAGCGGTGAAGGCCAGCGCAGTAACAAACTCCACATTGGGGATCAGGGCAAGCGCCCAGCCCGAGCTCACCATGAGAGCCACAAACATGGCCACCAGCGCCATGGTGGTCGTCCTCACGGGCGGTAGTTTTTCCAGAGGGCCGTGCGGAAGGGGTTGCGCGTGTCGGTGAATGGGGCCTCGCTGAGGTCGCCCTCAATCTCGCGCTGCATCATGTCCAGCATACCATCCAGTTGATCGATGTAGTGGACCAGTAGCGCTTCCGGGAATTTTGGTGGCCGGGGGGAGCCGCTGGAGGGTGAGCCCTGGTGGCCGATGATGATATGTTCGAGACGGAGCGACAGTTCCGGCGGGAAGCCACCAAGCTGGTGCACCGCCTCCAGCAGAATATCCCGGCCAAGCACAACATGTCCAATGAGTTGGCCTTCGTCCGTGTAGCCGGCTTCTAAACGGTCAGCGATGCCCCGCACCTTACCGATGTCATGGAGCAGCATGCCGGCTAGGAGCAGTTCTCCGTCCAGATCCGGATAGTGCCCGGCAATCTTGACGGCCAGCTCGCCAGTGGACACTAGATGTTTCAGGAATCCCCCCCGCTCGGGATGGTGGTGACTGACCGACGCCGGCAGAGTGAATACTGCGGACTTATGGGCCTTGAAAATGTGGCGCAGCAGCCCCTTCAAGTGTTTGTTTTTGATACCGGTCATAAGGGCCATCAGCCGGGTCCACAGCTCGCGACGGTCCTCCTTGATCGTGGGGACCAGCAGGTCCTCGTTGTAGCCGTATTTCCCGTAGCGCTCCTTGGTGGCCCTGGCGACATGGCTGCAGTTGAGCTGTACCACGCCGCTGTAGATTTCCACGATGCCCTTGGCCGCGATGGCGTCGCCAGCCTCAAAACCGTTGCGAAAGTGGTCCACCTGATCCCAGATTTTCGCCGGTGCCCGGCCGCTGGCATCCTGGATCAGCAGGTCGAGGTAATAGTCACCTGCCTTGGTGGTCTTGAGCCGCTTCTCAAGGCAGAGAAAAAATCCTTGAACAGTGGCGTTCTCCTTGAAGTCACGAATGCTGGTCAGCTTCATGGGAAACAGATTTTAGTCTGGAGCGTAGAGATAAACAAGCTTCATTGTCCTCCGACGGGAAAAGGCTTGGACAGCTCCGACGGGAAAGATAATTTTTGGCTCCGCTCAAGCAGGCCCGAGGCTGCTGCTACGGGGTAGAGCAAAATCATGGTTGTTGACCGAATAAGTTACGATAGTCATCCAGGCAATGCTCACGACAGCGTCAATCCCTGGCCGGAAGAATCTGGGCCGGAGGGATCGTGATGGGCACCACCCTGCCAGGTAGGCGACGCGGGATCCTGAATCGGTATGTGCTGGTGCTCAATCAGAGCTACGAACCCGTGATGGTCACCAGCGCGAAGCGGGCGGTAATCCTCATGTTCTTGGGCAAGGCCGAGGAGGTGGTGCATTACGATGAGACTATCCGCTCGCCAAGTTTCCGCATGCCGCTGCCCAGCGTGGTGCGCCTCAGTCGCTACATTCGGGTGCACGATAAGGAGATTGTCCTGACCCGGAAGAACGTGCTGAAGCGGGACAACCACCGCTGCCAGTACTGTGGGCAATCTTCAGTGCCGCTCACCCTGGACCACATTTATCCTAAGCAGCGCGGCGGGAAGGATACCTGGGGCAATTTGGTGGCTGCCTGCCATTCCTGCAACGTGCGCAAGGGCAATCGCAACCCTGCCGAGGCCTCCATGCCCCTGATGCGCAAGCCCTTCAAGCCGTCCCGCATCACTTACTTTCAGAAATTTGTACGGCGGCACCAGGCCGCCTGGCGTCCCTATCTGTTCATGGAATCCGCCGCGTGACTGCCCGGCGTGTTCTCAGCGGCATGCGTCCCACCGGGAAACTTCACCTGGGCCACTATGTGGGTGCCCTGGAAAACTGGGTCGCCTTGCAGGAAACGTACGAAAACTTTTACCTGGTGGCCGACTACCATGCGCTCACCACCCAACTTGAGACGGCCAATATCGCCGCCGATACATTGGAGATGGTCAAAGACTGGCTGGCGATGGGCATTGATCCCCAGCGGAGTCCCATTTTTCGCCAGAGCCAGATCAAGGAACACTCCGAGCTCTACCTTATCTTGGGCATGCTCATCACCGCGGCCCGGCTCGAGCGCAATCCCACCCTTAAGGAGCAGGTGAGGGAATTGAAGGTGGCTAACGTGGTCTTCGGCCACCTAGGGTATCCAGTGCTTCAGGCGGCTGATATTCTGCTCTACAAGGGGGAGCTGGTGCCCGTGGGCCAGGATCAGGCTCCACACGTGGAAATCGCCCGGGAACTGGCCCGCAAGTTCAATCGCATCTACGCCCACGTGTTCCCCGAGCCGGAGGTATTGCTTGCTAAGCTGGCCCGCCTGCCGGGGCTGGACGGCCGCTCGAAAATGAGCAAATCGCTGGGGAATGCCATCCTCCTGTCCGACGAACCGGACATCATTCAGGCGAAGCTCCGCAAGGCCGTGACCGATCCCCTCAAGGTCCGCAAGAACGATCCCGGCAGGCCCGACATCTGCCTGGTGTTCACCCATCATTCGCACTTTAATCCCGGCCAGCTGGATGAGATTCGGACCGGTTGCGAAAGTGGCTCGCTGGGGTGCGTGGACTGCAAGCTGATGTGCGGAGAGGCCATTGGCCAGCAGTTAGCCCCCTTCCGCGAGCGCAGACACTATTATGATCAACATCCCGACGAAGTGACGGATGTTTTGGCTGACGGCGAAACTCGGGCACGGCGAGAGGCCAGGCAGACCATGTCGGCTGTCCGCGGGGCCATGGGGCTGGGCTAGTGGCCTACCAGGTTCACCTGGACAACTTTGAAGGCCCCCTGGACCTGCTGCTCTATTTTATCCAGCGCGACAAGATCGATATCTACGATATTCCTATCGCACACATTACCCGGGAGTATCTGGAATACCTGGATTTGATGGAGGCCTTGAATCTTGCCGTGGCCGGTGAATTTATCCTGTTAGCTGCTACGCTCATGCGCATCAAGGCCCGCATGCTGCTGCCGCGTCCGGAGCCAGTGGATGATGAGCTCATGGCAGACCCCCGCCAGGAGCTCGTCCACCAGCTCATCGAATACCGTCGGTTCAAGGCGGCGTCGATATCACTTGGCAAGCTGGCGGCGCGTCGTAGCGTGCTCTACCCCGTTGGGCGCGACCTCAGCCGGGAAGCCAACGGCACCGAGCTCGGCAACTACCTCCAGGGCGTGAACCTGTTCCAGCTCATGGTCGTCGTCAGAGAAGTGCTTGGGCAGCTACCGGCTCAAACGGTCTTGGAGCTCCAAACCGAGCCGATTCAATTGGATGACAGTATCCGTACCATCCGACGGGCCCTTGCCTCGGCCCGGCAGGTGGTCCTGCAACAGATATTTTCTACAGCCAGTGGCGTGCAGGAGGTGGTTGTTTTGTTTCTGGCGGTCCTGGAGCTGATACGACGTGGAGCCGCGACCGCCCTACAGGCCACCTCATTTGGCGAAATTGTCCTTGTAGCCGTGCCGGAAAACTGAGGATGCCAGGTTGAAGGAGCAAATCCTGCAAATCGCTGAGGCCTTACTCACCGCTACGGCGGAGCCTTTGACACAGGCAAAATTCAATCAAAGTCTCGAACGCAACGATCTGCGGCTCGCCGACGTTATGGCCAGCCTGCGGGAACGGTTTGTCGAGCAGCGGCGCCCAGTGGACATCGTGCCCATAGCTGGGGGCTACCAGTTGGTGACTCGGGAAGAATTTGAGCCCTACCTGCGGCGGCTAGCCCGCAAGGCCGGGTCCCTCGCTCTGTCGCGCGCCGCTCTGGAAACCCTGGCCGTCGTAGCCTACCGCCAGCCTGCCACCAAGCACGACATCGATCAGGTACGGGGGGTCAATACTGGCGCCGTGCTGCGGACACTCATGGAAAAATCGTTGGTGACGATCAAAGGGCGGGATGAGGGCGTGGGACGGCCTTTGCTTTACGGGACGACCCAGGAATTCCTTAAGTCTTTCGGGCTGAACCGCCTCAGTGATTTGCCCAAGCTGAAGGAAGTGGATTCGATCATGGGCGCTGAAGTGACGCCGGTATTGACCAGCGATGCGGCTCAATAGGGTTCTGGCTCAAGCTGGGGTAGCGTCGCGCCGCAAGGCCGACCAGCTCATCGCCGCTGGCAGAGTGCGGGTTAATGGAAAGACCGTCTCCGCCCTGGGGATTGATGTGGCCCCGGATGAGCTGGTGGAGGTGGACGGCAAGCCGGTGGAAGCCGAGACCGAGAGGGTCGTCTATCTGTTGCATAAGCCGGCCGGAGTGCTCAGCGCTGTGTCCGATTCCAGGGGCCGGCAGACGGTGGTGGATCTTATTCGCGACTCGCGGCGGCTGTATCCCGTGGGACGCCTGGACCGCGACACCACCGGGGCGTTGCTGATCACCAACGACGGCGAGCTATCTAATCGCCTGACGCATCCGCGCTATGGCGTGGAAAAGCACTACCTGGCCGAAGTCAAGGGTCAGCTGAGCCGACAGGCCTTGGGT is a genomic window of Candidatus Neomarinimicrobiota bacterium containing:
- a CDS encoding rubrerythrin; amino-acid sequence: MALKGTKTEENLKSAFAGESMANRRYLFFARQADIEGLPDAAGVFKNTADGETGHAFGHLDFLKEIGDPATGLPIGDTAENLKAAVAGETYEYTEMYPGFAKTAREEGFGEVAEWFETLARAEKSHAGKFQATLTAL
- the trpS gene encoding tryptophan--tRNA ligase, with translation MTARRVLSGMRPTGKLHLGHYVGALENWVALQETYENFYLVADYHALTTQLETANIAADTLEMVKDWLAMGIDPQRSPIFRQSQIKEHSELYLILGMLITAARLERNPTLKEQVRELKVANVVFGHLGYPVLQAADILLYKGELVPVGQDQAPHVEIARELARKFNRIYAHVFPEPEVLLAKLARLPGLDGRSKMSKSLGNAILLSDEPDIIQAKLRKAVTDPLKVRKNDPGRPDICLVFTHHSHFNPGQLDEIRTGCESGSLGCVDCKLMCGEAIGQQLAPFRERRHYYDQHPDEVTDVLADGETRARREARQTMSAVRGAMGLG
- a CDS encoding redoxin domain-containing protein; this translates as MSIEIGAVAPGFSGKNVDDKVVSLSDFRGRKNVFVVFYFADFSPVCSTQLTNYHKELDGFASRDTQVIAISRDSGWSHKAFCDSLGGIDYPVLSDLDLKIAGDYGISLSSGANNRAEFLVDKEGIIRWMNVEETPGNDTPTMDDIFKAIDNI
- a CDS encoding HD domain-containing protein, which codes for MKLTSIRDFKENATVQGFFLCLEKRLKTTKAGDYYLDLLIQDASGRAPAKIWDQVDHFRNGFEAGDAIAAKGIVEIYSGVVQLNCSHVARATKERYGKYGYNEDLLVPTIKEDRRELWTRLMALMTGIKNKHLKGLLRHIFKAHKSAVFTLPASVSHHHPERGGFLKHLVSTGELAVKIAGHYPDLDGELLLAGMLLHDIGKVRGIADRLEAGYTDEGQLIGHVVLGRDILLEAVHQLGGFPPELSLRLEHIIIGHQGSPSSGSPRPPKFPEALLVHYIDQLDGMLDMMQREIEGDLSEAPFTDTRNPFRTALWKNYRP
- a CDS encoding segregation/condensation protein A produces the protein MAYQVHLDNFEGPLDLLLYFIQRDKIDIYDIPIAHITREYLEYLDLMEALNLAVAGEFILLAATLMRIKARMLLPRPEPVDDELMADPRQELVHQLIEYRRFKAASISLGKLAARRSVLYPVGRDLSREANGTELGNYLQGVNLFQLMVVVREVLGQLPAQTVLELQTEPIQLDDSIRTIRRALASARQVVLQQIFSTASGVQEVVVLFLAVLELIRRGAATALQATSFGEIVLVAVPEN
- a CDS encoding HNH endonuclease, whose translation is MNRYVLVLNQSYEPVMVTSAKRAVILMFLGKAEEVVHYDETIRSPSFRMPLPSVVRLSRYIRVHDKEIVLTRKNVLKRDNHRCQYCGQSSVPLTLDHIYPKQRGGKDTWGNLVAACHSCNVRKGNRNPAEASMPLMRKPFKPSRITYFQKFVRRHQAAWRPYLFMESAA
- a CDS encoding transcriptional repressor is translated as MRQSHQRAAILDLIRGTAAHPTAEWVFQRVRGDIPNISLGTVYRNLNQLADAGMIRRLYTDRHTRYDGIMDRHDHFRCDRCQRIYDVHIPVDGVVQSAKRDYQFDVTAYSLELTGVCLQCRATTKED
- a CDS encoding rRNA pseudouridine synthase: MRLNRVLAQAGVASRRKADQLIAAGRVRVNGKTVSALGIDVAPDELVEVDGKPVEAETERVVYLLHKPAGVLSAVSDSRGRQTVVDLIRDSRRLYPVGRLDRDTTGALLITNDGELSNRLTHPRYGVEKHYLAEVKGQLSRQALGDLKVGTKIDGGLKVRAVVRSAGRNGRHTVYGIILTEGRKREIKRIFRHYDLPLVRLHRSSFAGLSSDSLAPGKYRRLHRAEIDRLYRMSNFQHGLQTS
- the scpB gene encoding SMC-Scp complex subunit ScpB, whose protein sequence is MKEQILQIAEALLTATAEPLTQAKFNQSLERNDLRLADVMASLRERFVEQRRPVDIVPIAGGYQLVTREEFEPYLRRLARKAGSLALSRAALETLAVVAYRQPATKHDIDQVRGVNTGAVLRTLMEKSLVTIKGRDEGVGRPLLYGTTQEFLKSFGLNRLSDLPKLKEVDSIMGAEVTPVLTSDAAQ